TCAGAACAGAAAACCATGAAACATAATGCCTAATTGAATTGAGATTGTTAATGATTAAATttagagttgttgttgttgtagatttCCAATTATGCAATTCTTAAGATTACATAGTATAATGCTATGTTTAAGTACTTTCGATCTACTCCATTTTGCTCGGACAACTGCTCACTTATAAATGAATAAGAGCTACCTTGAGACCTGAGGCAACTAGATCATCTGGAATGGTATCATTGAATCCACCATCCTTTTAAATGCATCTTTTAAATGCAATACAATATGCCTTGGTCATTATTGCAGTAAAATTAATACTAAAAGTTTATTACTGCCTTTaacaaaattgaaaaagttagaaGACAAAAACAATGTGTTCACACCTATGAAGCACAaacaatattttctcaatttgAGATAAACCAACTAAATCTAACTATATTTTCTCAATTTAATGTCATTGACATAGACACTTGCCAAACACTAAAAATCTACAAAGTGCATTCTAGCCAATTAAGAGGTTAGCCATACCTGATATTGTCAAGAGGTAGTCATTACTATTTTGCTCACAGTCAATTAAGAGCATTCTAGCCAGTCTACCAGAAAGCAACCATGACCCACTGGAAGCAAACATAATGACAGGGAGATCAACTACAAGCCACCGAGAGTGCATGATCACCAAAAAAATGCAATGTGACTGTGACCATAAAATAGAGGACAAAAAGATTAAAACAACCCATGGTTAATAGTATCTTATGATACATGAGTCAAATCTCGAATTAAAAGCAAAAGTGAACATATTCAATGCAAATTGTCAAGGACACATTTGCAGCATGAATATCAATTAATTCTTCTTATATCACTTATTTTCTAATGAACCACCACTCACGCATCCAACTAATAGACCCAGAAGGATAGAATCTGTGAGTTACAATGGTAGCCAGGAACTTTTAACGGAGATAGTGGTACACAAACTCTTTTCTTTAGTTTACTATATaattaataatgagtttaataCCAAAGACAATAACACAAAATAGAGAGAAATGTAAGCAACCTTCATGTATGAATGCATTTAAATCGACAACAGGTAAATTGACAGTAGGTTATCTTTTAACATTAGCCATAAAAATGATCTTTTGTTAGCTCTTAGCTTCTTGAATAGTTGTTCAATAGTTTGAGCAGTGTCGTAGCTCCAAGCAATCATTCAATTGCAAAGCATTACCTGGCTTGATGTTCTTAGAAGATTTTAATCCTAGGTTTGATCATTGTTGTTGTTTACTGCACTTGAAAGCGACAATAGGTAATTCTTCACGAACGTACTTGAGCCACTTCTCGACAAACTCTCGAGGAACACTAAATTAAAAGCACAAATGAGTACTAATTTagacaaaaaattataaaaggatAAAGGGGAGAAAAAGGTGATCAAGAAAGTTACCAATTTATTTAAAAGCAACACAAGATATTTATCAAGTTCTGCTTTCATCACTATTTTTTCTACGACAACACAACGAGCACTCAAGGGATCTCTACTTAACAGAGTGAGTACCCAAGGGATCTCAAGCATCAAGGACCTTAACTATGACATTAGAGGCTTCAATAAAATTGACCAAATCCTTATAAAAGGTACTATCAACTAAAAATCAGAACTCTCTTACTCTCAATAAATCAGAACCAGAAATGATCAAACATTTTTCTTAAACCAAAAATATTACTCCCGAAAAAGACATATGAAGTATCAATAGTTTGGAAATAACAATCCATAAACAGATCTACATCCATAAACAGATCTATAAGAATAAAGAATAAGAACAAATCAGTTGAATGGGTAAAGATACACCTACCGACAACTCGACAACTGAAGAAGAAGGTAGTTATTCTTCAAAGCATCAAATGTGATATCTTCACCCTCAGTTTTTCAGAGACCACCAGCATATCTTAACCAGCACCGTCAGATCTACCATTATTGATAATAACAGACATGCCTCCATAGTTTAACGAAGAAGTAAGAGAGAAAATAGTTTTCGAAGAAGGAAGAGAGAAAAGGAAAAATGATTTTCCTCGGTAAAGAACCAGTAAAGAGAGAGACATGGAAAAGGGAAAAGTGAAGAGAACATTGTCTGCTAGGGTTTTAGGAGAGAAGGAGGAAGACAAGGAAAAGTGATGGgactttattttgaattttgaagtgaTGAGACAAGGACAAGTGTTGGTGATGTTTGCAGAAAGAGGTATGGTGCTTGTGTTGCTTGCAGAGAGAGTATATTTGTTGGAGGGAAACGAAAGTTTCTGAAAAGTGTATTGGCAAAGTACAAAAATTGAATAAATTGACCAATTATAGGTGAACAAATGGCATAAATGAATATTGATTTTGTTAATTACTTGAAAGACCTTTTGGTAGTGTAAAATATATTGGTTGTAAGGGTAAAGTAGTAATTTTGGGCTACATTTTAGTATTGGATAGATAGTTGATATTATTTCAATAATTGTGTGCGTTGTAAATGGCGTAGTAAAATCGGACATGTAGCAATTGTTAACGCTGCAATACCGACTAAAAATTGCTAGCTACTCCACCACAATCACCTCTCGCCGGATCTATAGCACCtctatttatttttgatttggctcataagcatctttcatttttcaaatttgtaggagttgttgatgttgaattttttttcataacAATTGATGTTGTATgtttgaaagaagaaagagatgttttttttaaacataaaaatagtGTTTTTAggagaaaggaagaagaagacacGATCATAAAGAGAGAGCTGagagttttatttttgtttttcttttattttgtttcttcatctgttttagtttgaaattcgaccattttttttattcctaatcctaatttcattcctaatttattgtatttttgatatgatttctaatttatttatcaaataaaaactTAAGAACGATGTATTTTGTTTCTTACTCTGTTTTgatgttagttttttttaatacttaTTGTTTTGGATTGGGCCAAGATTCGCATCAGTCTACTTTCGGCCCAATTGGAATTGGAGGCTCAAATCTTTCCTAAGTCCATAAAGAGCAAACAGTGCTCGGCTGCTTGGAGGTCTAACGACTTTAAAGCACTACGGCGAGTGCTCGGCGTATGATGCTCCCCGCGAGCTTCCCATCTGACAAGGACCTCCCTCCTCGTCTAGACTCAAACTTTCCAAGCACGCTCCCGCCGAGCGTCCTTTCCACCAAGGACTCTCTTCCTCGTGCCCTTATGCCGAtgaccctcctcctcgtagggttACTTCACATCCAAACCCCCGAATAATACGGAGTCCACGTaatccctaaaagaccgcgtctcccttaaactttGGAGTGGTTGACCAGGACGGAGACCATGTActcacctccgatatttccgcctaggaatCCTGGAagtctcctaattgggcctgGGTATCCAGTCCAGTAGCGAGATCTTGGCCCAGCGCtgagggctataaataccctctttaccTTGTACTTGCGCTCTGTTGCTCATCTTCTCACTTTAGCATccgagtaccttgcaggtacaccccccagtTCACTAAAGATCTAAATCCTTGCAGGCCTTGAAGATCCAAATCCTTGCAGGCCTTGAAGATCCATCTGATCAGGTAAGATCACTAACCATTCTCAAAAGAAACACGGTTTTTTGCAAAAATAATTATGGATGTCTGAAGTGTTGTCAACAATATTAAGAGAATTGAGCATTAGGGAGATGCTTTTAATGGATTTAtagtattttgttattttaattttataatatttctaGAAATTTGTTTATAATATTATACTAACTTATTATTATACTTGAATTATGGTGGTTGGACTCATGGCTCGGTTGATTTGACATTAGAGTGGTTCCATTGTTCTCCATATTTTCATACATTTACTTACTTTACTTGTCTTCAGCATGTTCTTGGTAGAAATTTTTTTGAGCAAACATCAACACAAGCAAACAATGTGATTATTAGAGGAAAATTAAAAGGAGAAAACTTGTATGTTAAAACTTACACTTTTAATATAGATCTACAACATGAAAAAGCTAAAAACGATAAAACTTACACTTTCAATGTTGTTTTAAATTCAGGTTCCGTCTTCGTGTAGATCTACAacctgaaaaaataaaaaataaaaaagatcatGGTAAGTACAAACATGAGATATAAATGAATGAGGCTTGTGATATCTCATTCCTATTAAGATCCCATCATCGAGAACCTTTAGAATGACTGTCATTAACACATCTATTCGATAGTTCTCATCATTAAAACCATTTGCTGATATCATAATCACATCACATAAAACAACAATGAGCGCATAAATATTGCAAAGATCATATAACTCTAAGAAGGAGGAAACATCATAAAAGGAGTCAACCCTAGACTCAACGATAAATGACGCTCAAATGATGAGAAGGGAAAGcaaaaatcataatccttgaagattatatcatataTAGGGAAGCAGAACAAACTAAAAGTTTCAACATATTCGATTACTTGAGTCGGGAAAAATCATGCCTCGTTCCCCGACTTCTCCAAATGAGGTCTAAGAATCAAAATGGTGCAATGCTCCAAAAGTTTAATATGTGGACTGATAtcctaaataaattttatttatgataGCCTCTAAGTGACCTTATTCTTAGAGAATGGTGAAACCACCAGGAGAGAACCATAAAAAATCACCCATGATCACATGTTTAAGAAAAAAGTGTATCAACCAATTTCTCCATGCAAGAAATTCTTGCATAAAGTTTCCTACAAAGACCATCACATAATAAACGTCATAAATGAACAAGTTACATATTTGACAtacagaaaagaaagaaaaaaaatagaggacAAAGCCAGACAACCATAAAAATTCTTAATCTAAACCTTATGTTTCGAACGAAGAATGCACATACAGTTAAAGGAACCGTGTTTTGAAATAAGATCTCATGTTTTAAACACACACAACTCCGACTTAAATAAAGTATTGTATTTAGAAGAATACACTTTCCTTGCatctttataaataaaaatcatcTCCATATGTTCTTTGTTGTTGGAAAGCACATACCATTTATGGTgaatttttatagtaaaatttcaAAGTTCTTTTATGTAGTTGACGTCTTTTATCACTTAAAATGGCTTTGCCATGACACAAATCTAAGATTATAGTAGAAATTAAATGATCTGGGTTTGGgaaaaaaaaaaatgaagcttttgagggATTTTTTTTACTTGTTTTAGCATAAAACAAATTTTAGGGTTTGCAAAGGGGATTTTCAATCGATGAACAAATACTGCAATGAAGAAAATGAGTTCAAGTATGACAGTTGTAATTGGGTAGGGACATTCTACAAATAGCTATTTGAAAGATTGAAATTACAAATCAGTGACGAAAAATGTTTCAATTACTTTACAACCATAAaatattgaaacaaaaaaaaagtgaaaaagagtgAACATCTAACTAACATATTCATGAGAAAAGTTATGAAAGCGAATAGGCGGAAGAAGAGCAAAGATAGAAAAATCATATATAGAACATATAGTTTTCTTAATAGATATaagattttatttaatatattcgTGCATGTCAATAAAATTAACAAGACCAACAAATTTTAACTAATCTAAAAATAAGATTTACATATTACAATTACAAatgaagaaaaagcaaaagaatatttgaaaacacaaacaaacaaatcaaattaaaaaatcaaaaaattatcaTCTCTAGTATGATTCTGACTCAATTTCTCAACCCACACATTCTTATTACCACCATCATTGATATCTTCATTCTCACCCTTCTCCTTTCCATCCTTTTTAATCTCTTCATTATTTTTCTCCTTTTTAATctcttcattattatttttatttttaggaaaAAATATTCCATGAACAAACGATTCAACTTCCTTCCTCGAAAATCCAGCTTTGTCCACAATTTCATTAGGAGGAATATACGGTGGACGAGCAATTCCCAACACTATGTTCCACTTGACACTTTTAAAGAAATCGTGACCCTTAATCTCATCAACCTGAATCCTAAGGTCAGCATCTTTCTCAAGCAACTTCACAATCAAATCCTTCAACGGCGTCGTTTCACCCTCTAGTTCAGGCTCCCTAGTTAAAATCTTGTGAAACGTTTCCTTTCTATTAGGACCATTAAACGGCGTCGTTCCATAAAGCATTTCATACAAAACGACACCGAACGACCACCAATCGACAGCAAAATTATGTCCACGCCCCTTGATAACTTCAGGTGCCACGTAATCCTCGGTCCCCACGAACGAGTTGGATTTCTCAACTGAGTCTGACTCGCTCCTTTTACACGTCGAGTTAGGATCGATCTGACTCGCTGAGTTGAGTTCCGGTTTTCCAGAAGGACGGTGACAATAAAACCGTGACAACCATTTCATCCTTCTGTTTTTCATATCTGGCGAGTTGGAACCGGATGACGAGTTTGAACCTGGTGACGAGTTGCAACTCAGtgagttgggtgattttggatttagtttctttgataagtCGAAATCTACTAGCATTATGTGACCACTTTGTTGGATCATAATGTTTTCAAGCTTCAAATCTCTATAAACTACTCCTAGATTGTGTAGATATTCCAATGCTAACACCAATTCCACAGCATAAAACCTT
This genomic window from Vicia villosa cultivar HV-30 ecotype Madison, WI unplaced genomic scaffold, Vvil1.0 ctg.000081F_1_1, whole genome shotgun sequence contains:
- the LOC131623810 gene encoding serine/threonine-protein kinase OXI1-like, encoding MSYGGESLDFRNLKVISAVGRGAKGVVFLGRIYGSAKEEWLALKVISKELLQKKNNNRIDKCKRVTFEQQVLRRFDHPLLPRLKGVFETEKLIGFAMDYCHGGNLHYLKKKQPEKKFSEEAIRFYAVELVLALEYLHNLGVVYRDLKLENIMIQQSGHIMLVDFDLSKKLNPKSPNSLSCNSSPGSNSSSGSNSPDMKNRRMKWLSRFYCHRPSGKPELNSASQIDPNSTCKRSESDSVEKSNSFVGTEDYVAPEVIKGRGHNFAVDWWSFGVVLYEMLYGTTPFNGPNRKETFHKILTREPELEGETTPLKDLIVKLLEKDADLRIQVDEIKGHDFFKSVKWNIVLGIARPPYIPPNEIVDKAGFSRKEVESFVHGIFFPKNKNNNEEIKKEKNNEEIKKDGKEKGENEDINDGGNKNVWVEKLSQNHTRDDNFLIF